A genomic window from Pseudocitrobacter corydidari includes:
- the aqpZ gene encoding aquaporin Z, protein MFRKLAAEFFGTFWLVFGGCGSAVLAAAFPELGIGFAGVALAFGLTVLTMAFAVGHISGGHFNPAVTLGLWAGGRFPAKDVIGYIVAQVIGGIVAAAVLYLVASGKAGFDAAASGFASNGYGEHSPGGFSMLSAIVIEIVLTCGFLLVIHGATDKHAPAGFAPIAIGLALTLIHLISIPVTNTSVNPARSTAVAIFQGGWALQQLWLFWVMPIIGGILGGLIYRTLLEKRD, encoded by the coding sequence ATGTTTAGAAAATTAGCTGCAGAGTTCTTCGGTACTTTCTGGCTGGTGTTTGGTGGTTGCGGTAGCGCCGTTCTGGCTGCGGCATTCCCGGAACTGGGTATCGGTTTCGCGGGCGTGGCGCTGGCATTCGGTCTGACCGTGCTGACCATGGCGTTCGCTGTCGGCCATATCTCCGGCGGTCACTTTAACCCGGCAGTCACGCTGGGCCTGTGGGCGGGCGGTCGTTTCCCGGCGAAAGACGTTATCGGCTACATCGTGGCGCAGGTTATCGGCGGTATCGTCGCTGCGGCAGTGCTGTATCTGGTGGCCAGCGGTAAAGCAGGCTTCGACGCTGCGGCAAGCGGCTTCGCGTCTAACGGCTATGGCGAACATTCACCGGGCGGCTTCTCTATGCTTTCCGCTATCGTCATTGAAATCGTGCTGACCTGTGGCTTCCTGCTGGTCATCCACGGTGCGACCGACAAACATGCACCGGCAGGCTTTGCACCGATCGCTATCGGCCTGGCGCTGACCCTTATCCACCTGATCAGCATCCCGGTTACCAACACCTCTGTTAACCCGGCACGTAGCACCGCGGTCGCTATCTTCCAGGGCGGCTGGGCGCTGCAACAGCTGTGGCTGTTCTGGGTCATGCCGATTATCGGCGGTATCCTCGGTGGCCTCATCTACCGTACCCTGCTGGAAAAACGCGACTAA
- a CDS encoding lysine exporter LysO family protein: MLSGLLIILVPLILGYLIPLTHRPTLQLINRLLSWIVYVILFLMGVSLAFLDNLASNLLAIFYYSSISIVVILLCNIAALFWLEKSLPWRHHHQQEKLPSRLAMALESLKLCFVVVGGFVLGLTGLSFLQHATAASEYTLIFLLFLVGIQLRNSGMTLKQIVLNRRGMIISVVVMVSSLIGGAINSLILGLPLKTGLAMASGFGWYSLSGIMTTDAFGPVIGSATFFNDLARELIAIMLIPALVQRSRSTALGLCGATSMDFTLPVLQRSGGVEMVPPAIVHGFVLSLLVPLLMAFFTA, translated from the coding sequence ATGTTGTCGGGACTGCTGATCATTCTCGTACCCCTGATTCTGGGTTACCTGATCCCCCTCACCCATCGCCCCACGCTTCAGCTGATTAATCGACTGCTTAGCTGGATTGTTTACGTGATTCTCTTTTTGATGGGCGTGAGCCTGGCGTTTCTCGATAATCTGGCCAGCAATCTGTTGGCTATTTTCTACTATTCCTCTATCAGTATTGTGGTTATTTTACTGTGTAATATTGCAGCACTTTTCTGGCTCGAAAAGTCTCTACCCTGGCGTCACCATCATCAGCAGGAAAAATTACCTTCACGCCTGGCGATGGCGCTGGAATCATTAAAACTGTGCTTTGTGGTGGTCGGTGGATTTGTCCTGGGTTTAACTGGTCTCTCATTTTTACAACATGCGACTGCCGCCAGTGAATATACGCTAATTTTCCTTTTGTTCCTTGTGGGTATTCAACTGCGCAATAGCGGAATGACGCTAAAACAGATTGTCCTCAATCGCCGTGGGATGATTATTTCCGTGGTGGTGATGGTGAGTTCTTTAATTGGCGGAGCGATTAATTCCCTGATCCTCGGTCTGCCGTTAAAAACCGGGCTGGCGATGGCGTCCGGATTTGGCTGGTACTCCCTTTCCGGCATTATGACCACCGATGCTTTTGGCCCGGTGATTGGCAGCGCCACTTTCTTTAACGATCTGGCGCGCGAACTCATTGCGATTATGCTCATTCCGGCGCTGGTGCAGCGTAGTCGTTCTACGGCACTCGGTTTGTGCGGTGCGACGTCAATGGACTTCACGCTCCCCGTTCTCCAGCGCTCCGGCGGCGTGGAAATGGTGCCACCCGCCATCGTTCACGGCTTTGTGTTGAGCCTGCTGGTTCCCCTGCTGATGGCCTTCTTCACCGCCTGA
- a CDS encoding ATP-dependent endonuclease, whose translation MLLERVEIVGFRGINRLSLMLEQNNVLIGENAWGKSSLLDALTLLLSPRDELYHFVRNDFWFPPGDVKGREHHLHIILTFRESEPGRYRGRRYRPLAECWSRGEDGYHRLFYRLEGELGADDSVMTLRSFIDSNGHALELDDIDAMARHLIRLMPVLRLRDARFMRRIRNGTVPNTPDVEVTAQQLDFLSRELVSSPQNLSDAQIRQGLSAMVQLLEHYFSEQGSDEARNRLMRQRSHDEQRSWRYLDIINRMIDKPGARSHRMILLALFSTLLQAKGTVRLDKDARPLLLIEDPETRLHPIMLSVAWNLLNLLPLQRVTTTNSGELLSLTPMEHVCRLVRESSRVAAWRLGPGGMNPDDSRRISFHIRFNRASSLFARCWLLVEGETETWVINELARQCGHHFDAEGVKVIEFAQSGLKPLIKFARRMGIEWHVLVDGDEAGKKYAATVRGLLNNDREQERHYLTTLPALDMEHFMYRQGFSDVYHRVAQLPENIPMNMRRVITKAIHRSSKPDLAIEVAMEAGRRGVDAVPTLLRKMFSRVIWLARGKAD comes from the coding sequence ATGCTTCTTGAACGCGTAGAAATTGTCGGTTTTCGTGGCATTAATCGATTGTCATTAATGCTTGAGCAAAACAACGTCCTGATTGGCGAGAACGCCTGGGGCAAATCGAGCCTGCTGGACGCGTTAACCCTGCTGTTATCTCCTCGTGATGAGCTCTATCACTTTGTGCGCAACGATTTCTGGTTCCCGCCGGGTGATGTGAAGGGCCGCGAACATCATCTGCATATTATTCTGACCTTCCGTGAATCTGAGCCGGGACGTTATCGTGGGCGGCGCTACCGGCCGCTGGCCGAGTGCTGGTCGCGCGGCGAAGATGGTTATCATCGCCTGTTTTATCGTCTGGAAGGTGAACTGGGCGCGGATGACAGCGTCATGACCCTGCGCAGTTTTATCGACAGCAACGGGCATGCGCTGGAGCTGGATGATATCGATGCGATGGCGCGCCATTTGATTCGCCTGATGCCAGTGCTCCGCCTGCGCGACGCGCGCTTTATGCGCCGCATTCGCAACGGCACCGTACCCAACACGCCAGACGTCGAAGTGACCGCGCAACAGCTTGATTTTCTCTCCCGCGAGCTGGTCTCCAGCCCGCAAAACCTGAGCGATGCACAGATTCGTCAGGGGCTGTCGGCGATGGTGCAACTGCTGGAGCACTACTTCTCTGAACAAGGCTCGGATGAAGCGCGAAATCGCCTGATGCGTCAGCGCTCTCACGACGAACAGCGAAGCTGGCGTTATCTCGATATCATCAACCGAATGATTGATAAACCTGGCGCACGCAGCCACCGGATGATCCTTCTCGCGCTCTTTTCCACGTTATTGCAGGCAAAAGGCACCGTCCGCCTCGATAAAGACGCGCGTCCGTTGCTGTTAATTGAAGACCCGGAAACGCGACTACATCCGATTATGCTGTCGGTGGCTTGGAATTTACTTAATCTGCTGCCGCTTCAGCGCGTCACCACCACAAATTCCGGCGAGCTGTTATCGTTGACGCCGATGGAGCACGTTTGTCGCCTGGTGCGTGAATCTTCCCGCGTGGCGGCGTGGCGTTTAGGGCCGGGCGGCATGAACCCCGACGACAGCCGCCGCATTTCGTTTCACATTCGCTTCAATCGCGCATCCTCGTTGTTTGCCCGCTGTTGGCTGTTGGTGGAGGGCGAAACCGAAACCTGGGTCATTAACGAACTGGCGCGCCAGTGTGGTCATCACTTTGATGCGGAAGGCGTTAAAGTTATCGAATTTGCCCAGTCAGGCCTGAAGCCGTTGATTAAATTCGCCCGGCGAATGGGGATTGAGTGGCACGTGCTGGTGGATGGTGATGAAGCCGGTAAGAAATACGCCGCGACCGTGCGCGGCCTGCTCAACAATGACAGAGAGCAGGAGCGTCACTACCTGACGACGCTCCCGGCGCTGGATATGGAACACTTTATGTATCGTCAGGGGTTCTCTGATGTCTACCATCGGGTGGCGCAACTGCCGGAGAATATTCCCATGAACATGCGCCGGGTGATCACCAAAGCGATTCATCGCTCCTCAAAACCTGACCTGGCCATTGAGGTGGCGATGGAAGCAGGGCGGCGCGGCGTGGATGCCGTACCGACGCTGCTGCGAAAAATGTTCTCGCGGGTTATCTGGCTGGCGCGCGGGAAAGCAGACTAA